The sequence tccagcaaagattgttagaaaaGCTGAGACGCCAAGGTCATACATtattgagacagaatctggccAGCAGCTGAGATGAAACAGGACCCACATTTGCCCAACACCAGATCAGACACAGAAAGCACCAGAAGCATCAACAGCTTCTGAGGGATCTCGAGgtgaaaccccaaccaacaacatTGCAATGACTGCACAGTGAGCAGTGGGAGAAGCACAGACCAGTCATTACAAGGTCtacgaggtggagaagcaacatcctaccaccagtgcGATTCCGCTGAAAAGAATATAGAACCGCAAATGTGTAAATGGAAGAGGTAATTCTTAATTGGAATTGCAGATAAGGATTcatttttaagaaatttaaaatttttaaaatcttaattttttaaaaaagagggatgttatatactgaggaaacctgtGACTATTTTATGCTTGAGCATGAACATTAAcaccacatcacacttgagaaaTGTGCTTGCGCGATGAGACACATTCTATGTATATGCAACCCAATAGCTGGATGcgagtaaagaaatgtgctgtttAACATGCAAGCCTTTCTAGTGTTTAAGAACTCTGATTATACAACTCTCACCttccctctaccccctctctccccctccctcccactctctctccccctccctcccactctctcttcccctccctctatcctgtttcccctctctatcccctctcTATAtccctctatcactctctatcccctctctccctttctctgtcccctatccctctattccctctctctttccatcctgtctctgtccctctctatccctctctctctgccctctcCTCTATCCCTCTCTATTCCCTGTCTCTATCCGCTTGTCTCTatcccctcactccctctcccttccccctccctgtcTACTGTCTGCAAACATCTGCTCTTGAAAACAATCTCCTAGTTATTTCCAGTTGGATGAGTTCCAGCCAATGCAAAGGGTTTTGTGTTTCAGTGCTAGTGGAAgagaggaatggggtgggggaagatggGAGAGGGAGGGTAGAAAGGGAGGGGGCTGGATATAGGGGAAAAACAGGAGAATGGGAGAGTGGGGcatagagagaggaaggggagggggtggaaggaggagagagaagggggagaggggagagaaagagggagtgagagaagggggagaggggagagaaagagggagtgagaggggccagagagagagaggaggagagggaggaggagggggatggggggaggggcatTAACCATTCAATTTAAAAATTATCTGAGTCAGTTAACAATTCTTCAAGGGTTTATTGAAATCCAATCGTCCAACGTGAATCCAGATTGGTGGGCAATCTGATTCCAACCcttcctccccattctccctccctccatgcCACAGCAGATCAGTTCCTTCCAGCCCTTAGATTGTGCTATTTCCGCTGCTCCTGGCCCTGGGATTGGGGCAAGCCCTCATTCTGTAGATGTGGGGTCTTCCCTTGTCTCCTGAATGGTCACTGGGTTCACCACAAGAGTCTAGGTGTTggagaggatgggggggggggaatgagcagtagagggagagagaaagagagagggggacagagagtaagggaaagagagggaagtgagaggagagacagagaaagggagaggggagagagagagagagagagatacaaccAAATTTAGTAACATATAATGGCATCTCCTAACCACACTCTCtcaatctctccccctccctctatcccctctctccacctgtctcttcccttttttgtccctgtctctctctactatctctaccctctctctcccatctctccaccctctctccctctcccctccttctctcttccccccccccccaccccatgccacTTTTTCTCCCAATGGCAGGTCCAACCTACCATTTTGTTGAGTGATAGAGACTGCAGGGCTTTTCGACTGTAAGCAGCCAGGACGGAAGAGAGGACAATTGCCAGCAGCATCAGGAGTAATGGGAAGATGTGTTGGGAGAACAGGAATGGGTcctgtgggagagagaaagggtgtgAGAGAAGGGAgaaatgggagagagaggaggatagggaggaagagagagagagagatgtgagaggggggagagagaggaaaggggcgagagggtgaagagagagggaggtgagaggaaggagagagggtgtagagaaggggagaagaaggatgaggggagagagAAGATGTGAGGCAGTGAAAGGGgattgagaggtggagagagggaggtgagggAAGAGTGAGAGGAAAGAGGAGATGCGAGGCAATGAGAAGGGGAATGAGAGAGGGTTGTGAGAGAGGAGATgaagggtgaggggagagagagaggggcatgcAAGGTgatgagaaggggagagagaaggagagggagagaaaagggaaagggaaagaaagaggagTTGAGGgaaagagagtgggagagaggggcgAAAGAGAGGAACTAGCACCGATGAAATGGGCAGAGGCTAGGGTGAAATGAGGTGAGATGGCTTCCTACCTCGCACTTAACGCTGATGCAGATGACTATGTGACTGGCAAAATCAAAGTACGAGAGTGATCCCACGGAGGCCGCAATGGCGCTGATAATATTCAGAGCGAGGCAAGCACGGAGCTGTcatggagtggggagggggagcagggaagggagagaaagagagagagagaacaatggGGAGTGCAGTAAAACAGAGAGACTTCGGAATATGGGAATTACACCATGAACGGTGGGGAGTGTCATAGAACAGAGACCTTGGGTTACGGGGactgacatggtgaatggtggggagatgtagaacagagagacctcagggtaCAAGACCGACACGATGAACGGTGGGTGTTGTTGTAGGACAGAAGGACATCAGTGTACAGGGACCtacatggtgaacagtggggacttGTAGAACAGAGAAACCTCAGGGTATAAGGATGGAGCACATAGATTATTGAGGGACAGGGCGATCTTGAGGTAAGAGGGTGGGCCATGCAccatgaatggtggggagtgtcaTGGGATGGATCAAAACCTATCTGAAGCACATGAAGAGGATCTAGATGGGTGATGGGGGAGTCCCTGATGTGATATACCAGGAACACAAGAAACGATGGTGCCAGGAAAACAACACAACATTTAGAGAGGAATGGACGGGGGTAGGGCAATAGAGTATcattgaacagagagaccttggggtatggGGACCGAcatagtgaatggtggggagtgttatagaacagagaaacCTTGGGGTACGGGGactgacatggtgaatggtggAGTATCGTAGAACAGAGAGACTCTGGGGTATGGGGACCGACATGGTGATGGGGAGTGTCATAGAACATAGAGACCTCGGGGTACAGAAACTGATACAGTGAAAGGTGGGGACAGGAAAGagaggagcaactgaaagatctTCATCGCAACTGGTTCATTAATTTCCAAGCACATTGGTGATTGGATCTAGGAACTTCTTACCATGGGAATGTTGGGATTACCTTCCGCCAGGATGCTGAATATTCCAGAGATGATGCACTGCAGGAGACAAATAATTATAGActtcagagagagtggtggggatgtgttGAAGGATGGAGGGACCTTGGGTTACGAGGGTGGGACACACACTGCATTTGGCAGGGAGTGTCAAGAGACAGATGCAACCCATTTGAAGCTCCAGAGGAGGATTGAGATGGGCAATGGGGAGCCTTCGATGTGATATACAAAGAGACACAAGAAATAGTGAATAGATGGTGCCAGAAGCATGACACAAAATGAAGAGAGGGGGTGGGTGGCCGGAAGGACAAGGGAGTGTCGTACGACAGTGAGACCTCGGGGTACAAAGGTGGAAGACATTGTGAATgttttggcggggggggggggggtggtgggtaggTGCACATGCATGCGTACACACACCTGTACAAACGTCCACCAGATTACTCCCAGATGGCCATATTCAATCCGAGCAACAACCATATCTGGCATTGCAAGTAGAATAATCCCATGCGCTGTGGTCAGGAGGATGACctgtgggggagaggaggggagggggaagaaaggggagagaaagagaaattgaATTACCctccccctctctatcccctctcttccccttctccctctcctccccctctctcctctctcacctgtctatctctccctctccccatctctctcctctccactctcccctctttcccctgctccctttccctttcctttctcccctctccctcactcccacactctctcctctctcccctaaccctctctccccctctctatccccctttatctcctctccctttctctcccaccccatctctctctcccctctctgttttccctttcccttcccctctctgtcccccaCCATCCCTCTCTTCCACcagctctcttcccctctccactctcCATCTGCtcactccagtctctctctccaccctctccctcttcctccttgctacccctccctctgtcctctctccccccccccacaccttctctctctctctctcccccctctttctGAACAAAACAATTACCCCTAATATTTTTGGATGGATTTCCAGAAACTTCTGCACCAACATGGAGGTTTTTGGAGGTCTGACACTTTTTTGATTCTGGAGCACCCCCTCAATGGGGGCAGGGACCTCATTTGGAGAGGTCCCAGTCTCGACTAATTGCTGGGATGCTTCTGCTGGTGAACTCTGCAGAGATGGagccggggaggtggagaaaaaGAAGGGAGGAAATTTACGAATATCAagaaatttgattttaaatgacCATATATGTGTCTGAtctcaggagtgtgtgatggaatagAGAGGaaggggcttcactctgtattgctccctgggagtgtgtgacagaatAGTGTGGAGggggctttactctgtgtctgatctCGGTTGTTTGATGgaacggtgcagagggagtttcactctgtgtcccaccctgggagtatgtgatgggatggtgcggagggagcttcactctgaatcTGACCCCTTGGTTTTCCCTTTACAAAGGTAGTTTATTCAGTGATTGTCAGAAAACACATTATGACAGTATTTGAGTTTCACACTATTTTACAAGTTCAAATTATAACACGGTCATCATCATCCAGAACGCACTCGAGTCTCCGTGGCACCCACTAGTCCCGGGCAggcaatatgagaaaaaccctaggcttctcctcaaagcctttgtggtcctggaaagggggagctctaacagggggtggaTCCTATCGGGATTGGGACCAataatgccattctccaccatgtagccaaggatagccagacgtttagtcctgaacgcACACTTGTTAAATttatgtgaggttcagggctttcacatgtggagaaaactctggaggttggcatcatggtcttccaaggtatggccacagatggtagctttattgaggtaggggaaggtagggAAATcctcgcccaatgccctttcttgccacattctgtccttctgcctctggaagatagaaaccctcttagtgatactgaaagggaccctctggaattgatagagatgaccgttagtctcaaatgccgtatatggatggtcctcggaatggattggcagctgtgATAACAGCTTTCAGggcaatggtcgaatagacctgatactgcacaatatcattcaccatgtccataAGTCAAGGGAGGggttatgtgtccaggagtgtgtaccaattaatagtttggctgtagtcaatcactagcctggacttgttttccccttgtACCACTACTACTTGCACACTCCAAGGATTGGTgttaggttcgatgataccttcgtcgAGCAGATGTTGGGTCTCAGACTTTATTAAATTttagtctgctgtgctgtacctcctgctcttggtagcaataggtttgcagtctgaggacagattgaggaagagaggtggggggctgatattcaatgtggaaaGGCTACATGTGGGtactgattttaggggccctccattctgaaccatGACAGGGGGAGGGGacaagaatactccaaggtcacgcttttaagacccaacaacaccggagcacacaatttATCAAGTGCATACAGGTGAATCTTacagaatccccccccccccaccaaacgaCTGATGTACTACACAGTGATATTGAATAAgcgtagaatgcgaatgagatgcaaggaatatgcagtaattggaaggatacatctttaggtcatactcttgcacagtccatgagtctatgaagctttcagtagagcctgtgtcgatcaggcatttagtggaatgtctgtttaccttcacagtcactatggatttgctgagctggtgaggtctgtcctgatctaggaccatcgaatgccagagactccatactcctcactcgattGGCCCTCACCATCCTGGGTTTCACTGCGTGGGCAAGATGgtcgccctccttcctcctcctctgatgatggCGCTGACTTTGAATTTGCCACCGAGCCTTTTTGCGCCGTTTCCTCACTGAATTCTGGGCAGATGGCTTATagctggaatcggatccaggagcGGGGCAGGCTGTGGACTTCCCAGACTTCCCCTCACAcggcaaaccctcgcccaatgccctttcttgccacagctggaacacactgagtcttcaGATGGGCAAtaagatcggggatgctggctcttgtcGCAGAGAAAACACTCCCTAGCACAGGAGgtggcagccattagggctggggtagtgggagcagccggtccttggaaggggtcacctgggtgagtgagtTCACTGGCTTCGAGGTCGTCATTCTTGAGCTTGGTCTGTTCCaagatttggccagttcaaagtGACTAGCCAGGTCTTTCTTCCCTGACTCGAGTAGTCGCTACCTCATATACCTCAAGTGGACCCCCATGACTAGAATGTCCTGGATCCGTTCTTCACGAGTGCAGCCCATAGCCGCTTTGTACGTGCACCTCTTGGCAAGTGTTCACAGattcagcaggtagtcatcgatggtctctcctggccgttgGCAACATAGAGTGAGccagtgcctcgctaggacctcattttgtgacttcaggaaccgagtctcaatggcagcatcatatgtagtgcagtccatGATGACTGCATGCCCTTTGGATCCTACCCTTGaaacgagtgcggacctcctgagttcatctcTGGTCACATTCAAATAGGGACGGAAgctgtgaactcctcagctgcactGGGGtgcagagggtctatcagtagcatccCTGACTTGAGTAGTACAtccatcattagggaataagctaataaaattgcagcgtgaataaaagctctcataacTGGAAGGAGAGCAAACATTTTTATGAGCTTATATCTATGGGAAGGGTCTCTCTTTGGAAGGATTCTGGGTTTAAGTGGGGACGGAGCAGGGAGGCGGAGCACGACACACTACCagtaaatcccagttcactgcattagtACAGCTCGATGCAATATTTTCCACCTCAGTTCTCCAACTGGGAGGACACCTTCATGAAGAGATCACCCACTGGGGATCTCCCTCAGCTCCAGGCAGCAAAACGAAACACCAGGGCCTGTCCGGAGGGAAGATGAGGGGAAGGAAGTGTTACAGTTTGCAGGAGCTGTTGATACAATAACTGCCTCGGCGCATTGCAAAACAGGACAGTGGGCATCTCCACGTGGTGGCTCAGATCGTGTGGGACAAGCTTCCGAGAGAGGATCCTGGCTCTGGGTCCAATGAGCAATTCCAGCACATCTGGAATCACTCCATTCTCATGAGACCTGCTGCGACAGGGTGCAAGGTGACCATACCCCAGATGTGCATTAATATTCGATAGGAAGCAGGCAGTCCCCACAGTGCGGCACGGTTGACATTTGCCGCTGGGAGCCACATGCTCTCCTGAAGGCAACGCTCCTGGCAAACATAAAATGTCACCAATGCCTGTCCTCGCGGAGAGTGGTCGGTGAAAAGATTCTGAGGAGAACTGCCACCTGGTTGCGTCTGACCGTCATCCTCGATCAGGAGACTCAGCACTACAGCAGAGACCCAATGTCTCCTGCTGCCCCTGAAGAAGCCTGCCAACTTCCTCTGCATCATGGGGTAACAAAGACAGCAAAGTGAC comes from Narcine bancroftii isolate sNarBan1 chromosome 5, sNarBan1.hap1, whole genome shotgun sequence and encodes:
- the LOC138764682 gene encoding uncharacterized protein isoform X1 — translated: MVTQDLEDHSKIPPALQKLRSRESKAMGVTLVMLGLLLLMALIPIVNVTPSTLVRSGMPIITALLFMLLGTLAILIEQQPRQCLVKVTEVTLALTAILGAVEMVVLLVDISRIRGVHTSCEIGLHFLMCYQRIMPQKVLMTTIPVVYLMILTGTFLCIALSIILHEFFQTWTPEMTGSSPAEASQQLVETGTSPNEVPAPIEGVLQNQKSVRPPKTSMLVQKFLEIHPKILGVILLTTAHGIILLAMPDMVVARIEYGHLGVIWWTFVQCIISGIFSILAEGNPNIPMLRACLALNIISAIAASVGSLSYFDFASHIVICISVKCEDPFLFSQHIFPLLLMLLAIVLSSVLAAYSRKALQSLSLNKMTLVVNPVTIQETREDPTSTE